A DNA window from Plasmodium brasilianum strain Bolivian I chromosome 12, whole genome shotgun sequence contains the following coding sequences:
- a CDS encoding shewanella-like protein phosphatase 1 — MLLLYLLTPKQSKSSKSLKNDFLFKNLAIDKKKLDSSYFYNYDNLQWEGKIIAIGDIHGDMESLKLILRHSNLINKKDEWVGENILLIQVGDILDRGIYGPLIYNYLFKLQKEAINKQSRIILILGNHEELNLCGYFNYVNKKEVELFFQNNYHYRYKSFTNKNGEFFQKLIKLPAIIKVNDIIFTHGGISKNISQLNINTISLKTRLQIENKCNLLKYDKSNNYLNQDGVLWNDNISRKVWINQKEACSDLLDILKRYNAKYLVVGHTKQMSHYVSTFCNHKFFLIDTCMSLFMNNGQHYPNYLLIENGKFKSVHLIVEEEIKKKKCELTKIHLYTPHNKTFCVQAKQIEFLPIHKQF; from the coding sequence ATGTTACTGTTATATCTACTGACACCTAAACAGAGTAAGAGCTCAAAATCTTTAAAAAAcgattttttgtttaaaaatttagcaatagataaaaaaaaattagactcgtcttatttttataattacgaTAATTTACAATGGGAAGGGAAAATAATAGCTATAGGAGATATTCATGGAGATATGGAAAgcttaaaattaattttaagacattctaatttaataaataaaaaggatgaaTGGGTTGGTGAGAATATTTTACTAATACAAGTTGGAGATATATTAGATAGAGGTATATATGGTCCactcatatataattatttatttaaattacaaaaagaGGCAATTAATAAACAGAgtagaataattttaatattaggTAACCATGAAGAGTTAAATTTATGCggttattttaattatgtaaataaaaaagaagtagaattattttttcaaaataattatcattatagatataaaagttttacaaataaaaatggagaattttttcaaaaattaattaagcTTCCAGCCATAATTAAAGTAAACGATATTATATTTACGCACGGTGgaattagtaaaaatatatctcaATTAAACATAAACACAATAAGTCTAAAAACAAGATtacaaatagaaaataaatgtaatttattaaaatatgataaatcaaataattatttaaatcagGATGGGGTATTATGGAATGATAATATTTCACGCAAAGTATGGATTAATCAAAAGGAAGCTTGTTCAGATTTATTAGACATTCTGAAAAGATATAATGCCAAGTATTTGGTTGTAGGGCATACTAAGCAAATGTCGCATTATGTCAGTACATTCTGtaatcataaattttttcttattgaTACATGTATGagtttatttatgaataatggTCAACATTACCCAAATTATCTACTTATAGAAAATGGTAAATTCAAATCTGTTCATTTAATTGTAGAAgaggaaattaaaaaaaaaaaatgtgaattaaccaaaattcatttatatacacctcataataaaacattttgtGTGCAGGCAAAACAGATCGAATTTTTGCCAATTCATAAACAAttctga
- a CDS encoding hypothetical protein (conserved Plasmodium protein), with protein sequence MKKNYGFLDDDEKLNENSESIRYREYKKNIRNIQINFEQILSEFKESLNYYENDSPKQKDHYIHEFLLNNKKKIEGLENLHKNGIQNLDIMKNYFSHNSTYAIEIARYLSIFDKFKIQLQNVKNTYDKICLHNSNSNKNSNNNIYKKKEFSSRFTNNNDIDQVFKERYALEYSISELGNIISVGQETNVKLKMQNYNVMHQLKKINFINNYLPQIQRILKNIKNYNMKKTIILSVIIALCIFVFFMIR encoded by the coding sequence TAGATGATGATGAAAAGCTAAATGAAAATAGTGAAAGCATAAGATACAGAGAATACAAGAAAAACATTAggaatatacaaataaattttgaacAGATCTTAAGTGAATTTAAAGAAAGcctaaattattatgaaaatgatAGCCCAAAACAAAAAGATCATTATATTcatgaatttttattaaataataaaaaaaaaatagaagggttagaaaatttacataaaaatggaatacaaaatttagatatcatgaaaaattattttagtCACAATAGTACATATGCTATAGAAATTGCTAGatatttaagtatttttgataaatttaaaatacaacTTCAAAATGTCAAGAACACCTATGATAAAATATGCTTacataatagtaatagtaataaaaatagtaataataatatatataaaaaaaaagaattttcttCAAGGTtcacaaataataatgatattgaTCAAGTATTTAAAGAAAGATATGCTTTAGAATATTCCATAAGTGAGCTAGGTAATATAATATCCGTTGGACAAGAAACAAatgtgaaattaaaaatgcaaaattatAATGTTATGCATCaattgaagaaaataaattttataaataattatttaccCCAAATTCAAAGAAtactgaaaaatattaagaactACAATATGAAGAAGACGATTATTCTATCCGTAATAATAGCCCTctgtatatttgttttttttatgattagGTAG